The genome window TTGATCTTGGCCTTGTTCTTGATTGCCTTTGCACGAGTACCGAATCGGAGGGTGCCAAGGGTTTCAGCGTCGTTGTAACTACTGGGAGAGCAATTAATGATGAGTGTTGTCCGACTGTTACCTCCCAGAGATTCTTGGAGGATACGGGTCAACTTGGAATCGCGGTAGGGGACGTGGGATGATCTGCCGTCGGTCAAGGCGTTGATGACCATTCCGAGAGCACTCAAACTCTTGTTGATCTTCTTTGCTTCCTCCAGCGTCTGACCACTGGCGCCGGTCTTTCCAACCTTTTCGCTACCGGCCAAATCGACCAGGAAAAGCTGACCACTCTTTGCCGATCCGGTCTCGACATTCTTTTGGGTAATGGTGACGACGAAGATGGAATGCGAGCGGGAAGATTCCTGGTTCATGTTGGTTGCAGAAACGGCTCGGGCGTTTCCACCTCTTCTCATAACCTCGTAGACTTCCTGGACGCTGGAGACATAGACCTCGAGAAGGCCCTTGACGTAGACACCGCGATTCTTTTCTTCGTGGACGGGAAGGTTGTCGTTTTGAGGCGCAAGCAAATCGCGAATCCTCTCCATGTAGATTTCCATATAACTGACTCGAACCGTGTACTCGATAGTGCTGGGACTAGACATGATACTGGCGAAGATTTGTTCGACGATACGGGGGATAATACCTCGcccctcctcgtcgtcgatGCTGGAACCCATCATGGTGTAGGACTTTCCGGCACCCGTCTGACCATAGGCAAAGACGGTTCCGTTGTAACCATTGAGAATATCATCGACGGTCGATCGGATGGAAAAGTCGAAAATATCGGACTGCTTACACTCCATGTCGAAGACACGGTCGAAGGTGAAGGAGCCTTGGGCCTCCTTGGACTAGAGAATTATATTTGTCAACTGAGTGCCCGCACGCGCGATATCAAGCACCGAATAGAGAGGCACTTACGTCCAGAGTACATGTTTCCTCACTGCTGAAGGAGACAATGGGCTGGCCGCCCGACGCCAGTTCCACTTTGTTCTGTGGACGGAATCGGGCGACAACCTTGATACTGTTGTTTGCGCCAGACATGGTGATGGGTTTTCAGACCAAGCGAGGTCGAAGCCGGGGTCGTGAGGTTGCGATCGGGACAAGATGCTGCGAGATAGGGGGTTTTGTGGTTGCGAGGCACTCGGCGGCCGCAGCTCGGCAACGGGGGGTTGTGTTGAAAGGACACACACAAACAAGGCGGGTGGGATGAAATGACGGTGTGCGGATGTGGAAAGGCTGCTAGAATGACATATCGCAGGTGTTGCAGGGCGATGATGCAAGGAGAACGGAACAGCGACAGCACAAACCAGCAGCAGTAGCAGCCAGAAAGGCAGTCGGTCAGAAAGCGAGAGAGGAGGGAGATGTGGGTTGTATTGTTTGGGAAACGGGTTTTGGGGGGGCTCTTGGGGGGTTGAGATGCAAATGACGGGACGCGCTAGAAATCGCGTAGAATTATTTGATGGCAGCAAGACAAAGCACAGAATGCAGGTGCAGAGGGGAAGTAAGGTCCACGGGTACCTTCCCACAGTTCCTTCAGTTCCCATGGAAAGTCACAAGTCACTGCTaaggtgaggtaaggtatTCAGGCCCAAAAACAAACCAATCCCATCCTGCCATGGTCATTTCACGCTGGTCGTTTCATCCCCACCTCGTCGTCTTTCCCAAAGCACAGCCGAGGGGTCCCCGTCCCAGATGGGTAAAGTCCCCTGTTCTACTGCTGGAATGGACGGATACAGCAGAACGCATCGCCCATGCAGTGCCCAACGGGACTGGCTGCACTTGCACACTGACCATGACGGGCAGGCATGTTGGTACTACAGATGGCCCGGCGCATTGCACACTAATTAGAGGAACGTCCGGCCGAGCACGCGACAGAGATTTGCTGACGAGAGTTTGCACTTTGCACGGTTGACCAAGTGGACTGAGAGTTGGGGGTTGGCCTTTTGGGCGAGTCTTGTTATGGTGGACTGCTCCGCTTTCGCCTGTGAATTCATAATAAACAACTACGGGCCGCATGTTGTTCAACAGATTTGGTATTTCGCTACTCATGAGGTCACAAATGCACTTCCCACGAACTCCCCTGTAAAGCCAGATGAAGACGAACCTAACGTCACCGACGACGGGTGACTCAACGGATAGGAAAAGCAAAGCACGTCCACGAAACGCCTATCGCAACATGGGGTCGCCCCAAAAGCCACTTAGAGAGGACAGCACGAGCCGAAACGCCAAATCCCCCCACTCCCACCTCATCGGGTACCCCAGTTGCTTAATGCGAAGAAGATCAAGACATCTGTCTGGTCAGCCCTGGGTGTAGCTCATGTCAATCTGCCCCTCGTTCGGCCCTCTAGCATCCCCTCACAGCCCAGCAGCTTATTCCTACACGAGCCATACCCTGCTGAAGTAAGGCGCGGACATTCTTGTTCATAACTGTCGTGTGTATGTGTCGTGATAATCATGTCGATTTAATCGTCCCAGCTCTTCTCGACCGTCTCACGAACCCGCTTCGTGTACTCCTTCCGGTTGTCCTTGTAGAGGTTCGACGCTTCAACATTCGCCGGGGAGCCCGTGTTTGGGTCGTTAAGCAAACTAATGATCCGAGTTAGCCAAACATTAGCTCCGGAGCTTGTAGAGTGGCACCCGAGATCTCTCGAGTAGGACATCTCTCACCTCTGAATGCTCGTCAACACAGCCGCGACATCATACGTGGGACTCCAGCGGTTCTGCAGGATATCCAAGCAAAGCTCTCCAGTAGCGTAGACGTTCGGGTGGAACATCTGGCTGATGAACTTGACCGCAGGTGGCTTGTTGGGGTACTGCTCCTCGAACTGCATAACGAGTCTGAAGGTACCGTCTTCGAATGGAGTATCGGCGGGACCAATAATCACGGCGTTCCTAAAGCATGCCTTGTCAGTCGCCGTTGGCACATTCGGGAAACTCGGGGTTTGGTCGAGCATACCAGGTCATGACGTTGTCGGGGACGGGCGAGGCAGAAACGCCAGCGGGAGGATCAGTCTGCATACGCTACTCATTGCGTTAGGATCAAACAAAAGATAATGGCATTCTGAGCATCGTAGCTTACTTTGAAGTCGCGCATCAAGCGACGGCGGGCGGCGGTAGACATGGTGGCGGTCGGTGACTGATTACCAAGACTGAGGGGTCAGAGGATCGCAACTGCCGTCGAGGAGGGACGGACGAGAACCGGGCGGTCGGTTCAAAGCGTGGGGAATCGGCGTATATATCCTCGCTGGATATCGAGAATGCTGAAAATTCTGGAGATCTCTGTCACTTACGATGTGTGATGGAGAAAGTTGTAGAATGGTCGTACGGATCACGGGCGAGAGTCCAAAAGAATGGCGCGGGAAGCACTCGCCTTCACCACCGCCTTCCGCTTGGGCCAGTGAGTGGGTCTTACATTTTGGTCCAATCATATTGGGCGATTTTAAGCGCGAATCACCCGATAACAGAATGACACTCAAGAGCCTCCAATAAGATAGGTACCAAACGCCTGCGGAAGTGACGACTCAAACCTCCCGTCTCTCCATGACACCGTCTGGGCCGCAAACTGGACTATTCAACTGAGGTGCTTCTGACAGACACTTGAATGGGTTGGATTCATGCATATCGCTTGCTATTTTGTCATTTCGGCGAGCGTCGCACCTAACTTACCTCAAGAGGCAGCATATAGAAAGATACTCAAATACATCAACTCGCATACTGGCGGGGTGTAGCTTTTCTTCCGCATGCGCAGACTAAGACCTTGTTTGAAGGTGGGCTTGTTCAATATTTATGGTTGCGCTGCAGGACTGCCATAACGGTGATCATCCGTATGCCGCGAAATTCCGGGGGAAAATGACATCCAAAATGCAGGCAAAGAGTGGCATCggtgcagcagcagccggaACCGGTTCCACCCCTTTGGCCCGACGAGCTTTCCGAGCGGAATTGGCCCTACTTCCACGGTCCGGGGTGGGGGATCGGTTCCCCCAAGGACCTGGGGGAAACTTGGGAAGTGACCTCACTCCTCACTCAGAAGCTCGGCCCCGCCCTTGTACCTCTCAGGCACCCCCCTCTTAAGCCGAGGAAGACCGCAGAACCTGGGGTATTGTCATCCCGCGCCTTCCACATGCTCGCTTCATCCCTCTCGAAGTAAACTGTCAAGCCACCTTCctatctttttcttcttgctCCCTTTTCCCTCTGCAAGATCGTCTCAAGTCGCCATCACTTTGTGCTATTTTGCTGCGAAATATCGGATACCATTTGTAACATATTCCACCATGTTTATCAGACAATCATCAAGGCTTCCTAGCCAATTGGCTAGGCAAGCGGCTTCCCGTCAGTTCTCCACGCGAGCTGCGCTTCGGCAAGAGATTCGGGACGCATACATTATTAGTGCCTCGAGAACACCGACAGCAAAGGCAAAAACAAACGGTTCAGTAAGCTTCTGCAAAGCTTTCATAACTAACACGGCCGACAGTTCAATGGCTCATTCACGAGTGTAACTGCGCCGCAGCTGGGCGCCGTCGCCATCAAGTCCGCAATCGAAAAGTCCAAAGTCCCCATCGACAAGATCACCGACGTGTACATGGGTAATGTTCTACAAGGATCCGTTGGGCAGGCGCCGGCTCGCCAGGCTCTGATCTTTGCCGGTCTCCCGTCTAGTGTGGAAGCGATCACCATCAACAAGGTCTGCGCATCCGGCATGAAAGCCGTCGTTTTTGCCGCACAAAACATCCAGCTCGGTCTGTCGGAGGCGCAGGTTGCTGGTGGCATGGAGAACATGACGAGGGTGCCTTACTACGTGCCCCGCGCTTCTAGCCTGCCGCCATTCGGGCATGTCCAGATGGAGGACGGCCTGATCAAGGACGGGTTGACTGACGTCTACGACAAATTCCACATGGGCAACTGCGCCGAGAACACGGCTAAGAAGTACGAGATTTCTCGCGAGATGCAAGACGAGTACGCTATCGAGTCCTACAAGCGCGCTCAGGCTGCGTGGAAAGCCAACGCCTTTGCCGAGGAGATCGCTCCTGTTACTGTTCGCGGAAGGAAGGGCGACACAGTTATTGAGTCTGATGAGGGATACCTCGACGTCAAGTTCGACAGGGTGCCTACCCTGAAACCGGCCTTTGTGCGCGACGGCACCGGCACTGTCACTGCTGCCAACTCCTCCACGTTGAACGACGGTGCCAGTGCACTTGTTTTGGGCAGCAAGGAGATTGCGCAAAAATACGGTTCCGGTTCCCGAGTGCTGGCAAAGATCTGCGGCTCGGCTGACGCCGCGGTTGATCCTATCGACTTCCCCATCGCTCCAGCCAAGGCGGTACCCATCGCACTTGAGAGAGCGGGTATCACCAAAGACCAAGTCGCCGTATGGGAGTTTAACGAAGCTTTTGCCGCTGTCATCAAGGCAAACGAAAAGGTATGATAGGCGTCCACAATCAGTCAATCAATGAAACGCGACTAACAGCCATTGGGTAGATTCTCGGAATGGAGGGTGCTCGGGTTAACCCTCTCGGCGGAGCGATCTCCCTCGGCCACGCCCTGGGTAGCTCCGGATCACGAATTATCGTCACTCTGCTGCACCAGCTGAAGCCTGGCGAATACGGTGTTGCAGCCATCTGCAACGGAGGCGGCGCGGCCACGGCGATCGTCGTGCAGCGTGTCGAGTCCGTGTAATTGGCCATGTGTCCATCGTCGCGGGTAGGCTTCCCGGCAGCGTCTAGGCCGGGTGAAAAAGGGAAGTGGCATGCACAAGATGCTTAGCTTCATGCGACTTAGAAGCTACCTTCCGCCCAGGTTAGGATGATCAAAGCGGATTCGGCGCGTTATATGAGAGGGCGTAAATTGTGAAAAATTGGAATTCAAATGGAAAAGCAGACTGTGCTCGGATGCTTTTGGAAATGCGATATCCCATGTAGAAAACTTGACGCAGATCATTCGTAAATGTTACTCTTGACAAAGTATATTGAAGCTAcctacggcagactgcaagaggcactccgccaaaaccgttctttccAATAGACCTACGGCTACCGTAAATTTTAAGCATTAATAGCACGACTTTCTTATacatataaataaatattataataaatcccgtatattattataaagaattacttataactataggtAGTAGtggttatataagggtagttatgctacttagtaaaagtagggtagctagggggcatatcctccttactaatttctattattaattaatttcccttttctcttaactaacctaatattccttaaataaggtaagtaATCTACCTACgcccctataattacttattagcgattatattttgctttattatactttatacccttttctactttacttttattactattacttaattatatacgtaattataaatataatattcgcgatttattaattagaaatattaattaagtataattaagtaattttatacataattactaatgcaatttttactaattaataattatacttctttttaagctaatatatgcgcaattataagtataattacgcgtatatacctatttataatttaattctttttatttacttttttctttagtattaattatttatatatatatattaataattttgtATAGGAcactcccttttttaataatcgcaTACGtcgtataatacttataataagcgcttaatatagtgttagtatatacgtaggtaggttagaccttttgggtcgcgactaggttaataagttagtataggtctattgcgtatgtataagaggggaagatcgtaagcagagcccgcggtcccttagtaagtataagtaggtagaagggtccgtttgcacgggcccagactacctacttattacccctacttaactacttaatagggccccttttctacctcgtaatctaatattagtagtcttctatttttataataaaaaaggctagaataggggctaggtcccctgctaataagaactagtaatagaatttatagttaatcccctatttagaagtacctaaagccgtatactaaaattttagtatagtttttattataattatttatatagaaatttTTAGTATCCCCTCCTTCCGATTACttcctaatcctttaatatatataatttatatacctaaactccTTAGAAATCGTTAaatttagcgtagttaaaaaagagctttttattaatctaactacGCCCCGAATACGTACATTTCTCTCTAAGCCAAAGCCCAAGAGGCGTATACGTTCgctaaataacttactacttataatatactactattttaattacgtattacttatctttttatcttaaccgtaataattcctttactaacgaattattcaaaggacttatttagtatgctttttataaacccgttagctaggttattattattactaatctaacggatcttacaAAGCTTGCggcgtttatataattatttaagtattatagtatttattataaagcgcttttccttcgtaatacttagtttaacgaggtatttatataataagtataaatctatatagactataatagggattcttaaaacgttaagttatttagtaataaggtctagggtagttaaaatagtataagtaacgttaatacttacgactattttataaacttttaatactaatacgcTCCGGGTAATCCTTTTATTCTTTATAgaactatagtaaataatattattattaattataaagctcttattagtctattttttatttataaggataataatataacctggttataaagtataattagcgttatttacgaataacctatttataaaaacgaagagtttagttatagttagatttaataatacgaatataagcccttggtctaagtaatttatttattatttaatataatagtttagcgtagcgtagttagtaaataacggatctacttagtattaagtagtaaacgacgtattaaaaactacctctagttagtaaattaatataatataagtacctcgagcttattactcgacgaattattatttaatatttaataccgaggggttaacttacttaagcttcttcccctagttcttttatttaagtactatattaataccttttagtaAGATAatcccgttattaaaaataagtagctcgtcggccgatagttattattttagtttagttaatagcttagcGCGCTTAAGCTCGGTTTTTTCCTTCtaattaaaagtcttatttaatagtttaatagtattatcggtttatatattaataatactaaataatccgctttttcttattaagactagtaagtatagatcgaacgtagatattattatttaaagtatctttaaataatacttattatatattatttattaataagtattagattTTACGAGACTATATAGTGGCtatataacgtataaaatagtacccttagggtataaataacggatccgagctagtaattaggtaaaaaccttataataaagaggttagctcgattatatatatacttaggtaatatttcgtagctaaataatatagcctttttaaattaaggtCGGGGCTAGGGTAAGGATtagatattaactagttttttaaattattagcgattatataaggatctccttcttcctctcgttattatacccttatataactaagtaagactttttaataaggttaagtcctaggttcttaatctcgttaataaatcgagacttaaatatccttatatccttatatttagggctaagttaaataaatttaattacccctctttttactagtcctaaaagctctttattaatagattttataaaaagtactcttagggtagtaataatacccttactacggagcttagtaactagcttaaaatttacttcctctttaaatataaaattataatagatttgggatgcggccggcgataggatgccgataacttagtaactagtatacggatcttattataaaagaactttttaaaaagcagagcccttacgaaggactttataagctttagttttataatatacttatacttatattatagcctcgctaattaagtacttatagcctaattttttataattctaaagcttttatttttatagagtaactagtataagtaataataaattatagaaacgaacggaacgttaaCAAAACGacgcttagttattaataaagagccgTTAGTACCgacgagctatagctatctaAAGTCGACTATTTAACCCTATTCCGTCCGGGAGAACGAGCCTACTATAGGGCAAGTCCTACccgaatattagtatttataaaagagctaaataaagaagataatCGGGGTAGATTACCCTTACGGGCTAGTTACCCTGTTAATATCCTAAAGACCTTATCCGttataaacggggcgtttattagtaactaattactaaacgtACGAGGTTAAGGCGCGTATAAAAGcgtaggtaatattaa of Colletotrichum lupini chromosome 8, complete sequence contains these proteins:
- a CDS encoding kinesin heavy chain — protein: MRKKSYTPPVCELMYLIQFAAQTVSWRDGRFESSLPQAFAEGGGEGECFPRHSFGLSPRSPEFSAFSISSEDIYADSPRFEPTARLGNQSPTATMSTAARRRLMRDFKRMQTDPPAGVSASPVPDNVMTWNAVIIGPADTPFEDGTFRLVMQFEEQYPNKPPAVKFISQMFHPNVYATGELCLDILQNRWSPTYDVAAVLTSIQSLLNDPNTGSPANVEASNLYKDNRKEYTKRVLMNKNVRALLQQGMARVGISCWATDVLIFFALSNWVAFGATPCCDRRFVDVLCFSYPLSHPSSVTLGSSSSGFTGEFVGSAFLFIMNSQAKAEQSTITRLAQKANPQLSVHLVNRAKCKLSQSRWALHGRCVLLYPSIPAVEQGTLPIWDGDPSAVLWERRRVTCDFPWELKELWEARPVICISTPQEPPQNPFPKQYNPHLPPLSLSDRLPFWLLLLLVCAVAVPFSLHHRPATPAICHSSSLSTSAHRHFIPPALFVCVLSTQPPVAELRPPSASQPQNPLSRSILSRSQPHDPGFDLACIKVVARFRPQNKVELASGGQPIVSFSSEETCTLDSKEAQGSFTFDRVFDMECKQSDIFDFSIRSTVDDILNGYNGTVFAYGQTGAGKSYTMMGSSIDDEEGRGIIPRIVEQIFASIMSSPSTIEYTVRVSYMEIYMERIRDLLAPQNDNLPVHEEKNRGVYVKGLLEVYVSSVQEVYEVMRRGGNARAVSATNMNQESSRSHSIFVVTITQKNVETGSAKSGQLFLVDLAGSEKVGKTGASGQTLEEAKKINKSLSALGMVINALTDGRSSHVPYRDSKLTRILQESLGGNSRTTLIINCSPSSYNDAETLGTLRFGTRAKAIKNKAKINAELSPSELKALLGKARGQISTFETYLLNLEGEVQLWRAGEAVPKDRWVAPLSADGVAGTKAEAKAPRPSTPSRLLPDSRSETPAISERSGTPSLPLDKDERDEFLRRENELQDQIAEKESQYNAAEKTLRETKEELAYLKEHDAKTGKENEKLNGEVNEVKMQIERLTFEGKEAQITMDALKEQNAELTAELDEVKQQLLDVKMSAKETSAVLDEKEKKKAEKMAKMMAGFDLGADVFSDNEKAISEAISQLEALHEVSSTGEVVNPDELQALKSRFVEIQGIVRQAELSVYSASSSEADARRRAELEDRLSALQQEYEELLTRNLGENDVEEIKARLESAYSNKQTTSMELVDELKAEIAQKAAENSKMKTLIEDLQQRVKAGTAAPMANGKSIQQQIAEFDIMKKSLMRDLQNRCERVVELEISLDETREQYNNVLRSSNNRAQQKKMAFLERNLEQLTQVQRQLVEQNSALKKEVAIAERKLIARNERIQSLESLLQDSQEKMASANHKYGPLAIHVSVYPSISQSLFEVQLAAVKERLEAAKAGSTRGLNSPSLGGFSFSGAGSRIAKPLRGGGADNQGPSIPVINSIQQNEGSAGKRSSWFFSQKEIRPHPSNRHTTTYKLDYSLVRTRPLYPRCVDPGGGKTPLLFTEAFLHLGFSCSSTNYGTGKEEASLFLLMLNFLLPPFLLFGRVCIAVGFWLDKQVSGRSFVIFGQERRILGGQPTPREHTGWMRRMADQAKHFLPFRRRCCIVWGVGIVHERTSLLMKPKTFDGLMTLERKTLAAHVLMMIMVMHRDYPAS
- a CDS encoding acetyl-CoA acetyltransferase, giving the protein MQAKSGIGAAAAGTGSTPLARRAFRAELALLPRSGKLGPALVPLRHPPLKPRKTAEPGVLSSRAFHMLASSLSKSSQVAITLCYFAAKYRIPFVTYSTMFIRQSSRLPSQLARQAASRQFSTRAALRQEIRDAYIISASRTPTAKAKTNGSFNGSFTSVTAPQLGAVAIKSAIEKSKVPIDKITDVYMGNVLQGSVGQAPARQALIFAGLPSSVEAITINKVCASGMKAVVFAAQNIQLGLSEAQVAGGMENMTRVPYYVPRASSLPPFGHVQMEDGLIKDGLTDVYDKFHMGNCAENTAKKYEISREMQDEYAIESYKRAQAAWKANAFAEEIAPVTVRGRKGDTVIESDEGYLDVKFDRVPTLKPAFVRDGTGTVTAANSSTLNDGASALVLGSKEIAQKYGSGSRVLAKICGSADAAVDPIDFPIAPAKAVPIALERAGITKDQVAVWEFNEAFAAVIKANEKILGMEGARVNPLGGAISLGHALGSSGSRIIVTLLHQLKPGEYGVAAICNGGGAATAIVVQRVESV